A stretch of Chitinophaga caeni DNA encodes these proteins:
- a CDS encoding DinB family protein, with protein MLHPSLQSRLENQHLALIDKLENVPASILKTRIVPGKWTVQENLAHLVSYQPVFLERMQLILTQPDPAILPYQADTDPLFAGLIDLPLEEVILEMKKGREQVLNLIGSLSPAEFARKGAHPVYGNLSILGWTEFFILHESHHMFTMYRLLAQPLS; from the coding sequence ATGCTACATCCATCATTGCAGTCAAGGCTTGAAAACCAGCATTTAGCGCTTATCGATAAATTGGAAAATGTCCCGGCATCCATATTGAAGACACGCATCGTACCAGGGAAATGGACCGTTCAAGAAAACCTGGCCCACCTGGTCAGTTACCAACCGGTATTCTTGGAAAGGATGCAATTGATATTAACACAACCTGATCCGGCAATACTTCCTTACCAAGCAGATACCGATCCGCTATTTGCAGGTTTAATAGATCTTCCGCTGGAAGAAGTGATCCTTGAAATGAAAAAGGGCAGGGAACAGGTGTTGAATTTAATCGGGTCTTTAAGCCCTGCTGAATTTGCCAGGAAGGGCGCCCATCCCGTTTATGGGAACTTATCCATCCTGGGTTGGACGGAGTTCTTTATCTTGCACGAATCGCATCATATGTTTACCATGTACCGGTTATTGGCACAACCACTTTCATAA
- a CDS encoding aminotransferase-like domain-containing protein produces the protein MAEHLYLQVAERIEQLIEKEVIKIGSKLPSVRTLSKENGISISTAFQAYYHLENKGLIEPRPKSGYYVKFSSKHLPAIPKTCQPVKKATEVSASEMIIEVFHNMTSPMIARFSVAAPPVSLLPAAKLNKSMIQAIRQSANSGLDYEQLPGNENLRKQIARQSINWGGVLSEDDIIITSGCMDALTLCLSATTQPGDVIALESPAYCGAFQLAESLGLKVLEIPTDPESGVDIAYLDKAIPKFKIKACLFVPNFNNPLGALMPEQNKKALVEIINKYNIALIEDDIYGDLYFGKQRPSNLKCYDTEGNILLCNSFSKSIAPGYRVGWTAPGKYHEKVLRLKLNHSIATATLPQAAIGHFLEKGRYEHHLRNMRKALHTQCLRYQQAVLEYFPADTKMSRPQGGYVFWTEVNPKVNTFELYEKALKKKISIAPGRIFSLQDRYLNCLRLSHGQPFTKEIDDSLRILGKLVHQMS, from the coding sequence ATGGCAGAACATTTATACTTACAGGTTGCAGAAAGGATCGAGCAATTGATCGAAAAGGAAGTGATCAAGATCGGCTCCAAGTTACCTTCGGTGAGAACGTTGAGCAAGGAAAACGGCATCAGTATCAGTACTGCCTTCCAAGCTTATTATCACCTTGAGAATAAAGGACTGATAGAACCCCGGCCCAAGTCGGGTTATTATGTTAAGTTTTCCAGTAAGCATTTGCCTGCTATACCGAAAACCTGTCAACCCGTAAAGAAAGCGACGGAAGTTTCTGCCAGCGAGATGATCATCGAGGTATTTCATAATATGACCAGCCCGATGATTGCCCGCTTTTCGGTAGCAGCGCCGCCTGTTTCCTTACTGCCGGCGGCCAAGCTAAATAAATCCATGATTCAAGCGATCCGCCAATCTGCTAACTCCGGCTTGGATTACGAGCAACTACCCGGGAATGAAAATCTCCGCAAACAAATCGCGAGGCAATCGATCAACTGGGGCGGGGTGTTGTCTGAAGATGATATTATCATTACATCAGGTTGCATGGATGCACTTACTTTATGCCTTTCCGCCACTACCCAACCCGGCGATGTGATTGCCCTGGAAAGCCCCGCGTATTGCGGCGCTTTTCAATTGGCAGAAAGCTTGGGATTAAAGGTTCTCGAAATACCAACCGATCCCGAATCCGGTGTTGACATAGCTTACTTGGATAAAGCCATACCCAAGTTCAAAATAAAGGCTTGCCTGTTTGTACCTAATTTTAATAATCCCCTGGGGGCGCTCATGCCGGAACAGAATAAGAAAGCCCTGGTGGAGATCATCAACAAATATAATATCGCGTTGATCGAAGATGATATTTACGGTGACTTATATTTTGGGAAACAACGCCCCAGCAATTTAAAATGCTATGATACGGAAGGAAATATATTGCTATGCAATTCCTTCTCAAAGTCCATTGCACCGGGTTACCGCGTGGGTTGGACGGCACCGGGAAAATACCACGAAAAAGTGCTGCGCCTAAAATTAAACCACTCCATCGCTACGGCTACATTGCCACAAGCGGCAATCGGTCACTTCCTAGAGAAAGGTCGTTACGAACACCATTTACGCAATATGCGGAAAGCCCTACATACGCAATGCTTACGTTACCAGCAAGCTGTTTTGGAATATTTCCCGGCAGATACGAAGATGTCGCGGCCACAAGGTGGTTATGTTTTTTGGACCGAAGTAAACCCGAAGGTAAATACTTTCGAATTATATGAAAAAGCGCTCAAGAAAAAAATCAGCATCGCGCCAGGCAGGATATTCAGCTTACAGGATCGCTATCTCAATTGTTTACGATTGAGCCATGGACAACCTTTTACCAAGGAGATAGATGATTCACTAAGGATTTTAGGCAAACTCGTTCATCAAATGAGCTAA
- a CDS encoding ABC transporter permease — MRTLRFLLQKEFIQIFRNKAMLPIIFVMPIIQLLVLTFAANFEIKNLGIAIVDQDRSPFSMRLANKMTASGYFKLQYHGQDAKAAYAELTADKADLVMVIPRNFERNLVRDDETSILLIVNAINGTKAGLANGYSNTILQQFNNRVRIEWFAMEPRDAPPHFSITYSNWYNQNMNYRIYMVPALIVVLVTMIGAFLSGMNIVKEKEIGTIEQLNVTPIKKYHFILGKLLPFWLIGLFELALGLIVGKLVFAMPTEGSIPLLFLFAGVYLCVMLGMGLLISTFTNTQQQAMFISWFFLVVFILMSGLFTPVESMPPWAQKITWFNPLMYFVKVVRMVLLKGSGWGDVKMYLLIMFGFAILMNGVAVLNYRKTV; from the coding sequence ATGAGAACATTAAGATTTTTATTACAAAAAGAATTTATCCAGATTTTCCGCAATAAAGCCATGTTGCCGATCATCTTCGTAATGCCCATCATTCAACTCTTGGTGCTCACCTTCGCCGCGAATTTCGAGATTAAGAACCTCGGGATTGCCATCGTTGACCAGGACAGGAGCCCTTTTTCGATGCGTTTAGCCAACAAGATGACGGCTTCGGGGTATTTTAAATTGCAATACCACGGCCAGGATGCCAAGGCGGCTTACGCGGAACTTACTGCCGACAAGGCGGATTTAGTGATGGTAATTCCTAGGAATTTCGAAAGGAACCTGGTCCGTGATGATGAAACGAGTATCCTGTTAATTGTAAATGCGATTAACGGAACGAAGGCGGGGTTAGCCAATGGATATTCCAATACTATTTTACAGCAGTTTAATAACCGGGTGAGAATAGAATGGTTCGCGATGGAACCAAGGGATGCACCGCCACATTTTTCGATTACTTATTCAAATTGGTACAATCAAAATATGAATTACCGGATTTACATGGTGCCGGCATTGATCGTAGTATTGGTTACGATGATCGGCGCATTTTTATCCGGTATGAATATCGTGAAGGAAAAGGAGATCGGTACCATCGAGCAATTGAATGTTACGCCGATTAAAAAGTATCATTTTATACTGGGTAAATTATTGCCATTTTGGTTAATTGGGCTGTTTGAGTTAGCCCTTGGGTTGATCGTCGGAAAACTTGTATTTGCTATGCCGACGGAGGGAAGCATCCCCTTACTTTTCTTATTTGCCGGGGTTTATTTATGCGTGATGTTAGGGATGGGTTTATTAATCTCCACTTTCACCAATACCCAGCAGCAAGCCATGTTTATCTCCTGGTTTTTCCTCGTCGTATTTATCCTGATGAGCGGCTTATTCACACCTGTAGAAAGTATGCCGCCCTGGGCGCAAAAGATTACCTGGTTCAATCCCCTGATGTATTTCGTGAAGGTAGTACGGATGGTTTTATTAAAGGGCAGCGGTTGGGGCGATGTAAAGATGTACCTGCTCATCATGTTTGGCTTTGCCATCTTGATGAACGGGGTTGCCGTATTAAATTACCGGAAAACGGTTTAG
- a CDS encoding ABC transporter permease: MKLFFQFVRKEFYHIFRDTRTLLILFGMPIVQIILFGFAITNEVHEAKLAILDQSKDYYSQQLIQKLEHSEYFQVYQLISSPSEVQPAFEAGEIKMAIVIPPDFAHTFYHENNAAVQLITDATDPNIATTLQNYASAILLDFQDEMFPLDHLPLTIHAEQRMVFNPALKSVYMFVPGVMTLILMLVSAMMTSIAITREKELGTMEILLVSPIKPVMIITGKVVPYIVLSFINAIIILILSVTIFGMPIKGSLILLLAECGLFVMVALSLGILISSITDSQQTAMMVSMVGLMMPTMLLSGFVFPLESMPMPLRIVANLLPAKWFIIILKSIMLKGGGLKDVWLPTTVLIGMSCFLLLISIRKFKTRLS, translated from the coding sequence ATGAAATTATTTTTCCAATTTGTTAGAAAAGAGTTTTATCACATTTTCCGTGATACCCGCACCTTGTTAATCTTGTTCGGCATGCCGATCGTGCAGATCATTTTGTTCGGCTTCGCCATTACCAACGAGGTGCATGAAGCAAAACTCGCTATTTTGGATCAGTCTAAGGATTATTACAGTCAACAGCTAATCCAAAAATTGGAACATTCCGAATATTTCCAAGTATATCAACTTATTTCCAGTCCTTCCGAGGTGCAGCCGGCCTTCGAGGCGGGAGAAATCAAGATGGCTATCGTTATACCACCGGATTTCGCCCATACATTTTACCATGAAAATAATGCGGCGGTGCAACTTATCACGGATGCTACAGATCCTAATATTGCCACTACTTTGCAGAATTATGCCAGCGCTATACTGTTGGACTTCCAGGATGAAATGTTCCCCTTGGATCATTTGCCGCTGACCATCCATGCGGAACAAAGGATGGTATTCAATCCCGCTTTGAAAAGCGTGTACATGTTCGTACCGGGGGTAATGACCTTGATCCTGATGTTGGTTTCAGCCATGATGACGAGTATCGCGATCACGAGGGAGAAGGAGTTGGGTACGATGGAAATCCTATTAGTATCGCCAATAAAACCGGTGATGATTATTACGGGAAAAGTGGTGCCTTACATCGTATTGTCATTTATAAACGCGATTATTATCTTGATATTAAGTGTAACAATATTTGGTATGCCGATTAAAGGCAGCTTGATCTTGTTATTGGCAGAATGTGGTTTGTTCGTGATGGTAGCTTTATCACTCGGCATCCTGATTTCAAGTATTACCGATTCACAACAAACGGCCATGATGGTTTCGATGGTAGGATTAATGATGCCTACCATGTTATTATCGGGTTTTGTTTTTCCATTAGAAAGTATGCCAATGCCATTAAGGATCGTGGCAAACCTCCTCCCGGCAAAATGGTTTATCATCATTCTTAAAAGTATCATGCTAAAAGGAGGAGGTTTGAAGGATGTATGGTTACCAACAACGGTTTTAATCGGTATGAGTTGTTTCCTCTTGTTGATTAGTATCCGAAAATTCAAAACCCGGTTGAGCTGA
- a CDS encoding ABC transporter ATP-binding protein: protein MEAYAIKTDKLTKKFGDFTATDAITFEVYKGEIFGFLGANGAGKTTAMRMLCGLLKPTSGKATVAGYDVFSQQEKIKQSIGYMSQRFSLYEDLTVTENIRFYGGIYGLKRQALKDASEALLQKLELQQEAKSLVSALPLGWKQKLSFSIAIIHNPSIVFLDEPTGGVDPITRRQFWDMIYEAADRGVTVFVTTHYMDEAEYCNRVSIMVDGKIEALDTPGNLKSRFSVNSMNDVFLKLARG, encoded by the coding sequence ATGGAAGCTTACGCTATCAAAACGGATAAATTGACAAAAAAATTCGGTGATTTCACTGCTACGGATGCCATCACGTTCGAGGTATACAAAGGTGAGATCTTCGGTTTCCTTGGAGCGAACGGCGCCGGTAAAACTACTGCCATGAGGATGTTATGCGGTTTGTTGAAGCCGACTAGCGGGAAAGCTACGGTAGCTGGATACGATGTGTTTTCTCAACAGGAGAAAATCAAGCAAAGTATCGGTTATATGAGTCAACGTTTTTCATTGTATGAAGACTTAACCGTCACGGAAAATATACGCTTTTACGGTGGAATTTATGGATTGAAAAGACAGGCTTTAAAAGATGCTTCGGAGGCTTTGTTGCAGAAACTCGAATTGCAGCAGGAGGCTAAGAGCCTGGTGAGTGCCCTGCCCTTAGGCTGGAAGCAAAAATTATCATTTTCAATCGCCATCATACATAATCCTTCCATCGTTTTCCTCGATGAACCGACAGGTGGTGTTGATCCGATTACGAGGAGACAGTTTTGGGATATGATCTATGAAGCTGCCGATCGGGGGGTGACAGTTTTTGTAACAACGCATTACATGGATGAAGCGGAGTATTGTAACCGTGTATCAATCATGGTGGATGGGAAGATCGAAGCCCTGGATACCCCTGGCAATCTGAAAAGCCGATTTTCCGTCAATAGCATGAATGATGTATTCCTGAAATTGGCGAGAGGCTAA
- a CDS encoding ABC transporter ATP-binding protein, with translation MNAIVVEHISKNYGAIQALKEISFHVKKGELFGLIGPDGAGKTSLFRILTTLMLADQGTATVNGLDVVKDYKKIRQMVGYMPGRFSLYQDLTVEENLQFFATIFNTTIEKNYHLIKDIYVQLEPFRKRPAGKLSGGMKQKLALCCALVHEPSILFLDEPTTGVDPVSRKEFWEMLKRLRDNGIAIMVSTPYMDEADLCERVALIQAGQILQINSPANIVADFEKDIYGVKGEHMHALLQTARSYPGTFSCFAFGDQLHLVLKDGETNSLGVQQYLSERINGDFTLQKIEPGIEDCFMYLMEK, from the coding sequence ATGAATGCGATCGTAGTAGAACATATTAGCAAGAATTACGGTGCTATACAGGCTTTGAAGGAAATTTCCTTCCATGTGAAGAAAGGGGAGTTATTCGGTCTCATCGGTCCCGATGGCGCGGGGAAAACGAGTTTGTTCCGTATTCTAACCACGCTCATGCTGGCCGATCAAGGTACGGCAACGGTTAATGGGCTGGATGTTGTCAAAGATTATAAGAAAATCCGGCAGATGGTCGGATATATGCCGGGACGGTTTTCATTGTATCAAGATTTAACAGTAGAGGAAAACCTGCAATTCTTCGCCACGATATTTAACACGACCATCGAGAAAAATTATCATCTCATTAAAGATATTTACGTGCAGTTGGAACCGTTCCGGAAACGTCCGGCAGGAAAATTATCCGGCGGGATGAAACAGAAGTTGGCGCTATGCTGCGCCTTGGTGCATGAACCTTCCATCCTTTTTTTGGATGAACCTACAACCGGTGTTGACCCGGTTTCAAGGAAGGAGTTTTGGGAAATGTTGAAACGCTTGAGGGATAATGGTATCGCCATCATGGTAAGTACACCGTATATGGATGAAGCCGATTTATGTGAAAGGGTTGCCTTGATACAAGCCGGGCAAATTTTGCAAATCAATTCACCGGCCAATATTGTAGCGGATTTCGAAAAAGATATTTACGGTGTCAAAGGGGAACATATGCATGCATTGCTACAAACGGCCAGGTCTTATCCCGGTACTTTTAGCTGCTTCGCCTTCGGGGATCAATTACACCTCGTGTTGAAGGATGGAGAGACAAATAGCCTGGGGGTGCAGCAATATTTAAGTGAACGTATCAACGGGGACTTTACTTTGCAAAAAATTGAACCCGGTATCGAAGATTGTTTTATGTATCTCATGGAAAAATAG
- a CDS encoding HlyD family secretion protein translates to MKSLLISCCAITTLFASCKNEEDGVMAYGNFETTEVIVAAEATGKLLSFKLEEGDSIAANAVVGAIDSTQLYLKRSQLQASVKAVRSKKPPVNPQLEVIHQQILAQQKEQQRIKKMYDANAATAKQLDDINAAVAVLEKQYASMAATLSTQVEGVEEETKPLEAQIAQVEDQLNQSLVVNPVAGTVLVKYVEQGEVVNYGKALYKIGDLNNMILRVYVSARQLPSIKIGQTVKVRIDGTEGGTFVEYPGKITWVASEAEFTPKVIQTLEERTQLVYAVKIAVKNDGKIKLGMPGELML, encoded by the coding sequence ATGAAAAGCTTGCTAATTTCTTGCTGTGCTATTACAACTTTATTCGCTTCATGTAAAAATGAAGAAGATGGTGTAATGGCTTACGGCAATTTCGAAACAACGGAAGTTATCGTTGCCGCCGAAGCTACGGGCAAATTGCTCAGTTTTAAATTGGAAGAAGGTGACTCGATCGCGGCGAACGCGGTTGTAGGCGCCATAGATTCTACCCAGTTATACCTGAAACGTTCCCAGTTGCAGGCAAGCGTCAAAGCTGTTAGAAGTAAAAAGCCTCCAGTGAACCCACAGCTGGAAGTTATCCATCAACAAATACTTGCACAACAGAAAGAACAACAACGTATCAAGAAGATGTATGATGCCAATGCCGCTACTGCAAAACAGTTAGATGATATCAATGCCGCGGTGGCCGTATTAGAAAAACAATACGCTTCGATGGCCGCCACTTTATCGACACAAGTGGAAGGTGTTGAGGAGGAAACAAAACCATTGGAAGCGCAGATTGCCCAGGTCGAAGATCAATTGAACCAATCGCTGGTCGTAAATCCTGTCGCGGGAACCGTCTTAGTAAAATACGTGGAGCAGGGTGAAGTGGTCAATTACGGCAAGGCGCTTTATAAAATAGGCGATCTCAACAATATGATATTAAGGGTGTATGTATCGGCAAGACAATTGCCTTCTATTAAGATCGGTCAAACTGTGAAAGTTCGTATCGATGGTACGGAGGGCGGCACTTTCGTGGAATATCCCGGTAAAATTACCTGGGTGGCCTCCGAAGCGGAATTTACACCTAAGGTAATTCAAACTTTAGAAGAAAGGACGCAGCTGGTTTACGCGGTAAAGATTGCCGTGAAGAATGATGGAAAGATCAAGCTCGGCATGCCGGGTGAACTCATGTTATAA
- a CDS encoding TolC family protein, whose translation MKYLFCLLLYLPVQLMAQDSSLSLATCQSWAREHYPMLSQKEVIAKVTALQLKNTKSNYLPQVDLNAQATYQSDVTQIPIKLPNFDIQAIPNDQYKATVDVKQLIYDGGTIRQQQELHRANEKVSRQQLEVELYQLRLQVAQVFFNAILHGAYIENAEQVIEDISQRIERLKVGVSNGAVLQSNVDLLEAERLKAEQQLFEALTGKETALELLSILTGKSIDGNTRLEMPPAVEQQDAPGIMRPELLLYSYQSEALNAQDKLVATKNIPKLSAFVQGGYGRPGLNMLENEFRFFYIAGIKLNWNIWNWKQQQNERKILQWQEQTFSKRSETFELNTRMQLLQQQAEMKKMRAAMDKDERIVDLRNKVKDVSATQLDNGAVTVHDYLADLYAASQSKIQYKTHAIQWLLANIQYQIIKGN comes from the coding sequence ATGAAGTACCTATTTTGTTTATTATTATATCTCCCGGTACAGTTGATGGCGCAAGATAGCAGCCTTAGCCTGGCTACCTGTCAAAGTTGGGCAAGGGAGCATTATCCTATGTTATCACAAAAAGAGGTAATAGCTAAAGTGACAGCACTCCAGTTAAAAAATACCAAGAGTAACTATTTACCGCAAGTTGACCTAAATGCGCAGGCCACCTACCAATCCGATGTGACGCAGATACCCATCAAACTTCCAAATTTTGATATCCAGGCCATTCCAAATGACCAGTACAAGGCTACGGTGGATGTAAAGCAATTGATTTATGATGGCGGCACGATCAGGCAGCAACAGGAATTGCACCGGGCTAACGAAAAAGTATCCCGGCAACAGTTGGAAGTGGAACTGTACCAGCTTCGTTTGCAGGTGGCGCAGGTATTTTTCAACGCTATTTTACACGGGGCATATATTGAGAACGCGGAGCAGGTGATCGAAGATATTTCCCAGAGGATAGAACGCTTGAAAGTTGGCGTAAGCAACGGGGCCGTTTTACAAAGTAATGTAGATCTTTTGGAGGCAGAGCGGTTAAAAGCGGAACAACAATTGTTCGAAGCACTGACAGGTAAAGAAACAGCCTTGGAATTACTATCAATTCTTACCGGTAAAAGCATTGACGGCAATACGCGCCTTGAAATGCCACCCGCCGTTGAACAACAGGATGCTCCGGGCATCATGCGGCCGGAATTGCTGCTGTATTCGTATCAATCTGAAGCTTTGAATGCACAGGATAAATTGGTAGCTACCAAGAATATTCCCAAGTTAAGCGCTTTCGTACAAGGTGGGTATGGTAGGCCCGGTCTCAATATGTTGGAGAATGAGTTCAGGTTCTTTTACATCGCCGGAATTAAGTTGAACTGGAATATCTGGAACTGGAAGCAGCAACAAAATGAAAGGAAGATATTACAATGGCAGGAACAGACTTTTTCCAAAAGATCGGAAACGTTCGAACTAAATACCCGGATGCAATTGTTACAACAGCAAGCGGAGATGAAAAAGATGAGGGCTGCCATGGATAAAGATGAAAGAATTGTCGATCTCAGGAACAAGGTGAAGGATGTCAGCGCTACCCAACTTGATAATGGGGCTGTGACCGTACACGATTACCTGGCGGATTTGTATGCCGCTTCGCAATCAAAGATTCAATATAAAACCCATGCCATCCAATGGTTGTTGGCTAATATTCAATATCAAATCATTAAAGGCAATTAG
- a CDS encoding TetR/AcrR family transcriptional regulator produces MVDKLEQAKTEELILNAARLVFTQRGYNGARMQEIADEAGINKALLHYYFRSKDKLFEIIFTEAINQLLGRINEVIKTKGSLLDKVSVIVDLYIAGLMEKPFIPIFVLHEMSQDPEKVAQRFLNSANMPDVKQFLKEVDAEIKKGHIKEFDPEQLFINVVSLCIFPFVAKPMIKGVLRKNEMEFRLMMQERKREVVKFITAALQP; encoded by the coding sequence ATGGTTGATAAATTAGAGCAGGCAAAAACGGAAGAGTTGATTTTGAATGCTGCGAGGTTGGTATTCACCCAACGCGGCTATAATGGCGCTAGGATGCAAGAGATTGCCGATGAAGCGGGGATTAATAAAGCCCTGTTGCATTACTATTTCAGGAGCAAGGATAAATTATTTGAAATCATCTTTACCGAAGCCATCAACCAATTATTGGGCCGCATTAACGAAGTGATCAAAACCAAGGGTTCATTGCTGGATAAGGTCAGTGTAATCGTGGATTTATATATCGCGGGATTGATGGAGAAGCCGTTTATTCCCATATTCGTACTACACGAGATGAGCCAAGACCCTGAGAAAGTGGCCCAAAGGTTTCTCAATAGCGCTAACATGCCCGATGTGAAGCAGTTCTTGAAAGAAGTTGATGCCGAAATTAAAAAAGGGCATATCAAGGAATTTGACCCGGAACAATTATTTATAAACGTAGTATCGCTCTGTATCTTCCCATTCGTAGCTAAACCAATGATCAAAGGCGTGTTACGGAAAAATGAAATGGAATTTAGATTGATGATGCAAGAGCGGAAACGGGAAGTAGTGAAATTTATTACCGCTGCATTACAACCCTGA
- the cls gene encoding cardiolipin synthase, which translates to MPEFFSTIWQFTVEHWKSVGLGIIYLLTFIVALKALVETTNTGKAMAYLLLLFFLPGLGILIYLSVGINRRINRIYSRKWQSNVMLSGRVQDYLYQESKEALLENAKLVGNKASIARMLFKDILTPISMHNEVQLLLNGEEKFPKLLEVLYGAKHHIHIEYYIFEDDTIGRQVINILKDKVKEGVEVRFIYDDFGSSDLNRKLLKELRAAGVEVYPFYRVRFLANRLNYRNHRKIVVVDGNQGFIGGINVSDRYINTAEYRDTAAKQKWPFWRDAHLYIYGLGVHTLQFIFMSDWNFCAETDLPITHQYFSDAPECEGEALVQVAASGPDSQRSTIMLSNLAAINQAEKSVLITTPYFIPNDSIYDAMIQAALSGKDVRLLVPGQKSDSVVVNKAAESYFEELLYSGVRIFRYNEGFVHAKTIVVDNNLSIVGTANIDVRSFDLNFEVNALVFSTQLNQQLSDAFMSDQFHSTEIHYDDWVQRGRWQRFLEALARLLSPLM; encoded by the coding sequence ATGCCGGAATTTTTCAGCACAATTTGGCAGTTTACCGTAGAACATTGGAAGAGTGTAGGCCTTGGAATTATTTATTTACTCACGTTTATAGTTGCCCTGAAAGCCTTGGTGGAAACAACTAATACCGGGAAAGCGATGGCCTACCTGCTATTGCTGTTTTTCTTGCCCGGCCTTGGTATACTTATTTATTTAAGCGTCGGGATTAACCGTCGTATTAACAGGATTTATTCCCGCAAATGGCAATCTAACGTGATGTTATCTGGCAGGGTTCAGGATTACCTGTACCAAGAGTCGAAGGAAGCCTTATTGGAAAATGCCAAGTTGGTTGGAAATAAAGCCAGCATTGCAAGAATGCTGTTTAAAGATATCCTTACACCTATCTCGATGCATAACGAGGTGCAATTATTATTGAACGGCGAGGAAAAGTTTCCAAAATTATTAGAAGTATTATACGGCGCCAAGCACCATATTCATATAGAATATTACATTTTTGAAGATGATACAATTGGCCGGCAGGTAATTAATATCCTAAAAGATAAAGTTAAAGAAGGTGTAGAAGTTCGGTTTATTTATGATGACTTCGGCAGTAGTGACCTTAACCGGAAGTTATTAAAGGAGCTAAGAGCCGCGGGGGTAGAAGTGTATCCATTTTACCGTGTCCGGTTTCTAGCGAACCGGTTAAACTACCGGAATCACCGTAAAATAGTAGTGGTAGATGGTAACCAAGGGTTTATTGGCGGTATTAATGTCAGTGATCGCTATATTAATACCGCGGAATACCGCGATACTGCTGCCAAGCAAAAATGGCCGTTTTGGAGGGATGCACATTTATATATTTACGGGTTAGGGGTACATACCTTGCAGTTTATTTTCATGAGTGATTGGAATTTCTGCGCGGAAACAGATCTGCCCATTACCCACCAGTATTTTTCAGACGCACCGGAATGTGAAGGGGAAGCCTTGGTGCAAGTAGCTGCCAGTGGACCTGATAGCCAACGGTCAACAATTATGTTATCTAACCTTGCCGCGATCAATCAAGCGGAAAAGAGCGTGTTAATTACTACTCCTTATTTTATACCCAATGACTCCATTTACGATGCCATGATCCAAGCGGCCCTTTCAGGGAAGGATGTGCGGCTTTTAGTTCCCGGTCAAAAGAGCGACTCCGTAGTGGTAAACAAGGCCGCGGAGTCTTATTTTGAAGAATTATTGTATTCAGGTGTACGGATCTTTAGGTACAATGAAGGCTTCGTGCATGCTAAGACGATCGTGGTAGATAATAATTTATCGATCGTGGGTACCGCTAATATTGATGTACGTAGCTTTGATCTGAATTTTGAAGTGAATGCTTTAGTCTTCAGTACCCAACTTAATCAACAATTGTCCGATGCATTTATGTCGGACCAGTTCCATAGCACGGAGATTCATTACGATGATTGGGTACAACGCGGCCGCTGGCAGCGTTTCCTGGAAGCGCTGGCAAGGTTGTTGTCGCCGCTTATGTGA
- a CDS encoding Spy/CpxP family protein refolding chaperone: MTTRTRSRFLVILVVLLFLTNIAMIIFFVFLKPNNNRNRNFRRDFVVEYLEEKVGFSQVQIDSFKVLRDENNKRMMPYFSKMRSTREDLYKMVYDSMPPSDSVLNAKVDSIGMAQAQVEKALFEHFKEIRAICTPGQQPAFDSLLNRLFRRGAAGNPPPRSGWKDKPGKEKQKG; the protein is encoded by the coding sequence ATGACTACACGCACCCGGAGTAGGTTTCTCGTTATCCTCGTCGTACTGTTATTCCTAACGAATATCGCGATGATTATTTTCTTTGTATTCCTGAAGCCAAACAACAACAGGAACCGCAACTTTAGACGTGATTTTGTCGTGGAATACCTGGAAGAGAAAGTGGGTTTTTCCCAGGTGCAAATTGATAGTTTCAAGGTGCTGCGCGATGAAAATAATAAAAGGATGATGCCTTACTTCAGCAAAATGAGGAGCACGCGGGAAGATTTATATAAAATGGTCTACGATAGCATGCCGCCAAGTGATTCGGTACTGAATGCCAAAGTAGATAGTATAGGTATGGCCCAGGCACAAGTTGAAAAGGCATTATTCGAACACTTCAAGGAAATCCGGGCAATTTGTACTCCAGGACAACAACCCGCTTTCGATTCCTTGCTTAACAGGCTATTTAGAAGGGGTGCTGCCGGTAATCCTCCCCCCAGGTCGGGATGGAAAGATAAACCGGGAAAAGAAAAACAAAAAGGTTAG